One stretch of Chryseobacterium indologenes DNA includes these proteins:
- a CDS encoding DUF4293 family protein, which translates to MLQRIQTIWTLLAVLAAVFLFITGQDVVISSNIPVLNIGCIILVIVGSLSIFSFKNRKRQILLNTISIIINALLIGVLAYWLLSLSGGIQFPEKGIEPIFPLIAVICLLIANVYIRKDERLVKSVDRLR; encoded by the coding sequence ATGCTACAGAGAATACAAACTATATGGACTTTATTAGCAGTTTTAGCTGCTGTTTTCCTTTTTATAACAGGACAGGATGTTGTGATTTCCAGCAATATTCCTGTACTTAATATAGGATGTATTATCCTTGTTATTGTTGGATCATTAAGTATCTTCAGTTTCAAAAACAGAAAAAGACAAATCTTGCTGAATACCATCAGCATTATTATAAACGCTTTGTTGATTGGTGTATTGGCGTACTGGCTGCTAAGCTTATCCGGAGGAATTCAGTTTCCTGAGAAGGGTATTGAGCCGATTTTCCCATTAATCGCGGTAATATGTCTGCTTATAGCAAATGTATATATCCGAAAAGATGAGAGGCTCGTGAAATCTGTAGACAGACTTCGATAA
- a CDS encoding M28 family peptidase, with translation MKKLTYLTLSLFSISVFAQEISQERVKTIISTLASDEMKGREIGTPENDHAANYIATLFKENNLEYCTGNSYLIPFDYNGRTAYNVCGIKKGKSDKNLAFSGHFDHIGTHNKSGDNIYNGADDDASGITTLVGIADYFKNKKPEFSMVFMAFNGEEKGMLGSKAISENKNLDKIYNNMTALFNFEMVATESQWGKNTLFMTGDGFSDLDELLNKNAVNGLKINADPYEKQQLFYRSDNVSFVKKKIIAHSLSTVDMTKATHYHNVNDDMSIVDIDNMTQIINNFGKTLDKLNPKNFSPKYNDQVNFN, from the coding sequence ATGAAAAAGCTAACGTATCTTACTTTATCACTATTCTCTATATCCGTATTTGCTCAGGAAATCTCCCAAGAAAGAGTAAAGACCATCATTTCAACTCTGGCCTCTGATGAAATGAAAGGACGCGAAATCGGAACTCCTGAAAACGATCATGCAGCCAATTATATTGCTACCTTATTCAAAGAAAACAATCTTGAATACTGTACCGGGAATTCATACCTGATTCCTTTTGATTATAACGGTAGAACGGCTTATAATGTTTGTGGTATAAAGAAAGGTAAATCTGATAAAAACCTTGCTTTTTCAGGTCATTTTGATCATATTGGAACCCATAATAAAAGCGGAGACAATATTTATAACGGTGCTGATGATGATGCAAGCGGGATTACAACATTGGTAGGTATCGCAGATTATTTTAAAAATAAAAAACCGGAATTTTCAATGGTTTTCATGGCTTTTAACGGGGAAGAAAAAGGCATGCTTGGATCAAAGGCTATCTCTGAAAATAAAAATCTTGATAAGATATACAATAATATGACTGCCCTTTTCAATTTTGAAATGGTCGCTACAGAGTCTCAGTGGGGAAAAAATACTTTATTTATGACCGGAGACGGCTTTTCGGATCTTGATGAACTGCTCAACAAGAACGCTGTAAATGGATTAAAGATCAATGCTGATCCGTACGAAAAACAACAGCTTTTTTACCGTTCAGACAATGTTAGTTTTGTAAAAAAGAAGATCATCGCTCATTCATTATCAACTGTTGACATGACCAAAGCAACTCATTATCACAATGTAAATGATGACATGAGCATTGTGGATATAGATAATATGACACAAATCATCAATAATTTTGGAAAAACTTTGGATAAGCTGAACCCCAAGAATTTTTCACCGAAATATAATGATCAGGTTAATTTTAATTAA